A genomic stretch from Plasmodium brasilianum strain Bolivian I chromosome 9, whole genome shotgun sequence includes:
- a CDS encoding inner membrane complex protein 1b, producing the protein MKFQNFNIEPRTPLKYGGKEGRSLSSLRGSIPISTSSSCSSTCAPNTKEKETKIIQKQNAELVEKIREVPNYIFHNKTKVIEVPELRFIDKIEYDPQVIEKIKYVPKEVTKYNIIEKKVINNIVTEKKVDVLQVQEKIRFKDQEIVEEVYHYVDKDNNRFINKQGISTENYTSSKDKGVNEKFDQLTYQYINNNINTSNDIDYTKSCGSQLPPLMEPFGPQVYLGENKTFENIFIPKVEKVVEVKKKIDIPINLPIPYIVPKPKVIDVDVPVFKFNDTYVPVPVRQRIIPKVTWSDKVYKVDCLVEKPYLVYHNIIKVVPTDSKITIREYPKGINKINTEELYEADNLALWMRVNADLKHEKDKLKKTQDSLSDHTCECSDCDTYEQNSNSELNSSQDATTIKSSNENLLSTLPLHPGHPLEITHLQNKWIKQETTRIPELYEEKFLDANRNAVFNLSTQIPREAEIEAKQMFQMQKQMDKRELNTISGKLF; encoded by the coding sequence ATgaaatttcaaaattttaatatagaaCCAAGAACACCTTTAAAATATGGCGGAAAAGAAGGCAGGTCGTTATCTTCATTAAGGGGAAGCATACCAATATCAACAAGTAGTAGTTGTAGCAGTACTTGTGCCCCAAATACcaaagaaaaagaaacaaaaataatacagaAGCAAAACGCTGAATTagttgaaaaaataagagaagttccaaattatatttttcataataaaacTAAAGTAATAGAAGTTCCGGAATTGAGATTTATAGATAAAATTGAATACGATCCCCAagttattgaaaaaataaagtatgtCCCGAAAGAAGTaactaaatataatattatagaaaaaaaagtaataaacaatattgtaacagaaaaaaaagtggACGTTCTTCAGgtacaagaaaaaataagatttaAAGATCAGGAAATTGTAGAAGAGGTTTATCATTATGTTGATAAAGATAATAACagatttattaataaacaaGGTATATCTACAGAAAATTATACTTCATCAAAGGATAAAGGTGTGAATGAGAAATTTGACCAACTAACCtatcaatatataaataataatattaataccAGTAATGATATTGATTATACCAAAAGTTGCGGAAGCCAGTTACCACCACTCATGGAACCATTTGGTCCACAAGTATATTTAGGAGAGAATAAaacatttgaaaatatattcataccaAAAGTGGAAAAAGTTGttgaagttaaaaaaaaaattgatatacCAATAAATTTACCAATTCCTTATATAGTACCCAAACCTAAAGTAATCGATGTTGATGTTCcagtttttaaatttaatgatACATATGTTCCAGTTCCTGTTCGTCAAAGAATAATACCAAAAGTTACATGGAGTGATAAAGTTTATAAAGTAGACTGTTTAGTAGAAAAACCTTATTTAGtttatcataatataataaaagtggTACCAACTGATTCTAAAATTACTATTCGAGAATATCCAAAgggaataaataaaataaatacagaaGAATTATATGAAGCTGATAACTTAGCACTATGGATGAGAGTAAATGCTGATTTGAAACACGAGAAGGACAAATTAAAGAAAACACAAGACAGTTTATCTGATCATACGTGTGAATGTTCTGATTGTGATACTTATGAACAAAATTCAAATTCTGAGCTAAATTCATCACAAGATGCAACTACCATTAAATCTTCAAATGAAAATCTTTTAAGTACACTCCCATTACATCCTGGACATCCCCTCGAAATAACTCACTTACAAAACAAATGGATTAAACAAGAAACCACAAGGATTCCAGaattatatgaagaaaaatttttagaCGCTAACAGAAATGctgtatttaatttatctaCACAAATTCCCCGTGAAGCGGAAATAGAAGCTAAACAAATGTTCCAAATGCAGAAGCAGATGGATAAGAGAGAGTTGAACACGATTTCGGGAAAACTATTTTAA
- a CDS encoding heptatricopeptide repeat-containing protein — translation MNEIISFLIKWKIVQKVRENNIFIGISKGFFFREFHRHSSNENVLKNKEINRNKKQEIWMKKINSKELPRKKFGNQLGTVARKLYLKYLFKNNKEDVMDYNERNCGGSLEKNYYCKASLGEKNNEICNDYDVKIGNKDKFNSTHITSSTKSINELIVSKNESAYKQKRNEISRFHNNEISSISKSRSIMNTYDLNEQSNKCTWDDVCNELKYHLPFLQPYSITTALNYLSKVNYNEYNIFKLIAENIDERWIKNFNIKDLSLLLLSYSRISSKYDSFINLVSRELLFKICYGTFEDISQIAYSYTKMKKYDYEVFVHLCNETKNIIKSDLHHSANSNSTTYNLNSYSVKGCNGKTQNNNSISHDIKNYINYNVDVKNTIEQNSKNDAKLGKEEFYHTIVEKENSHDKIGNIGVTDSKNKSFGDIDSEFNSKKGSQNSCVIKSSSFLDKEKINDKTNGEIKEDKKYSYICLLVYCTGKMKHCDNSLFDLISKYINFDKLNNIDISNLSYTFSLYNFYKNCFYEKFCLKSIQIIHLTEPLHKVIIMTYLLKYPKVKMLHIYFTYIFCINKEIKENKNTYKQVLFLNMCINSFSFEPFLNFLLDVLANSNKKETYDQSEDINKVCFIVNSLVDYTIFFMQNKNMSSRDFPKVLIILFKIRHKNNDQSTHFSLSDYDQMVPIKKVDALIDEVLDKVINNMKQFHTFDLVNIRNILNLKGENENIQFGQKKREILNFIGSLKR, via the coding sequence atgaacgaaataataagttttttaattaagtGGAAAATTGTTCAAAAAGTTcgggaaaataatatttttattggtATAAGTAAAGGTTTCTTCTTTAGAGAGTTCCACAGACATTCGTCAAATGAAAatgtgttaaaaaataaagaaataaatcgaaataaaaaacaagaaatatGGATGAAGAAAATTAACTCAAAGGAACTACCACGTAAAAAGTTTGGAAACCAATTAGGAACAGTAgcaagaaaattatatttaaaatatttatttaagaataataaagaagATGTTATGGATTATAATGAGAGAAACTGTGGTGGTAGTCTTGAGAAAAATTACTATTGTAAGGCTTCATTAGGAGAGAAAAATAATGAGATATGTAATGATTATGACGTAAAAATTGGTAATAAGGATAAATTTAATAGTACTCATATTACAAGTTCTACGAAGAGtattaatgaattaatagTAAGTAAAAATGAATCGGCTTATAAGCAAAAGAGAAATGAAATTTCAAGATTCCACAATAATGAAATAAGTTCTATCTCAAAAAGCAGGAGCATAATGAATACTTACGATTTGAATGAACAGAGTAATAAATGTACATGGGATGATGTATGTAATGAACTGAAATATCATTTGCCATTTCTGCAACCATATAGTATAACGACAGCTTTGAATTATTTGTCTAAAGTAAATTATAACGAATATAACATTTTCAAATTAATAGCTGAAAATATTGACGAAAGGtggataaaaaattttaatataaaagatttaTCCTTATTACTATTATCCTATTCCAGGATAAGTTCAAAATATGACTCGTTCATAAATTTAGTCAGCagagaattattatttaaaatatgctaTGGTACATTTGAAGATATATCTCAAATAGCATATTCCTATaccaaaatgaaaaaatacgATTATGAagtttttgttcatttatgtaatgagacaaagaatataataaaaagtgaCTTACACCATTCTGCAAATAGTAATAGTACTACTTATAACTTAAATAGTTACAGTGTTAAAGGTTGTAATGGTAAAACTCAGAATAATAATTCCATAAGTCatgacataaaaaattacattaacTACAATGTTGatgttaaaaatacaataGAACAAAACAGTAAAAATGATGCGAAATTGGGAAAGGAGGAATTCTACCACACAATAGTTGAGAAAGAAAATTCGCATGATAAAATTGGTAATATTGGAGTAACGGATAGTAAAAACAAATCGTTTGGTGATATAGACAGTGAGTTCAATTCAAAGAAGGGGAGTCAAAATTCATGCGTAATAAAAAGTAGTAGTTTCTtagataaggaaaaaatcaATGATAAAACGAATggtgaaataaaagaagataagaaatattcttatatatgtCTATTAGTGTATTGTACTGGTAAAATGAAACATTGTGATAATAGTTTGTTTGAtttaatttcaaaatatataaattttgacaaacttaataatatagatataagTAATTTGTCGTATACATTTTCtctatacaatttttataaaaattgtttttatgaaaaattctGTTTAAAAAGTATTCAAATTATTCATCTAACTGAACCATTACATAAGGTTATTATCATGACTTATCTGTTAAAATATCCGAAGGTTAAAATGTTACATAtctattttacatatatattttgtataaacaaagaaattaaggaaaataagaatacatataaacaggTGCTGTTTCtaaatatgtgcataaatAGCTTTTCTTTTGAACCATTTTTAAACTTCTTACTTGACGTACTAGCAAAttcaaacaaaaaagaaacgTATGATCAAAGtgaagatataaataaagtgTGTTTCATAGTAAACAGTTTGGTTgattatacaattttttttatgcaaaataaaaatatgtcttCTCGAGATTTTCCAAAGGTTTtgattatattattcaaaatacgccataaaaataatgatcaGTCGACCCATTTCTCCTTATCGGATTATGATCAAATGGTGCCTATAAAAAAGGTCGACGCTTTAATAGACGAAGTTTTAGAcaaagtaataaataatatgaagcAATTTCACACCTTCGACTTGGTTAACATTAGGAATATTCTAAATTTAAAAggtgaaaatgaaaacattCAGTTTGGAcagaaaaaaagggaaattttaaattttattggCTCGCTCAAGCGTTAA